The following nucleotide sequence is from Thermodesulfobacteriota bacterium.
AGATCCGGCACGTCTCCCGCCATCTGGCGATCGTGGCGGGCGGCCAGGTAGCGGGCGTAGAGGTCGGCTTTCTCGGCCGTGAGGCGGGGCCGCCCCAGAGAGAGCACCAGGTCGCGGTTGCGGCGCAAGACCCGGCGCTGGCTCTTGCTCGGACGGAAGGTCCCCACCGGGACACGGATCGGCACGCAAGCCCGGCAGCCCGGACACGCCATCTGGTAGAAGACCCGGCCCGAGCGTCGAAACCCCGCGTCCATCAGCTCCTGGTACGCCCACCCCGGTGCGTCGCCGCACCCAAACCCCCGGCTCACCGCCGCGCGGCCCGCCAGGTACGGGCACGGGTGGGGCTGCGTCGTCGAGACTGCCAATCCTAGAGGCACCGGGGGCGCCGGGAAGAAGCTCATCCGCTGGGGCGGAGCCTCGCAGGGGCGTTCGCCAGACGGCTGAGGGCCGGCATGGGAGAGGACGGGGAGGAGAGGAGAAGGGGTGGCGCTCACGGTACCCGGTGGATAGCACGGAGGCCGACCCAGGGTCAACCGGGGGGCAGCCCTCCGGGAGGCAGCGCGCGGGCACAACGAAAAAAGAGCCCCCGGGGGACCGGGGGCTGGGGGAAGAGGCCTCGCAGGGCGAGGCTTGGCACGCCCCCATTCGAAAGCAACTCCCATGCCACCGCCAGGGAGCCACGATTTTGGCGCAAGAGAGGGGGCGGCGCCCGCCGAGTGCGGCATTTGCCGCAACCGAGCCCGAGGGAATTGGCGCGACCGCCGGTCGCGGTGAAGGAAGCCGGAGGGAGCGCGGTCAGCGCGACTTGATGGCCCGATCCATCTCGCGCCGGGCGTCGGCCTTCTTGATGTCTTCCCGCTTGTCGTAGAGCTTCTTCCCCCGCCCGAGCCCGAGCTCCACCTTGGCGTAGCCCCGCTTGAAGTAGATCTTGAGAGGGACGAGGGTGTAGCCCCGCTGTTGGATCTTCACGGCGAGCTTGCCGATCTCCCGGGAATGGAGGAGGAGTTTTCGGTCCCGGGTGGGGTCCTGCTCCTCCATACGGGTGTGGGAGTAGGGGGAGATGTGCAGGCCCGAAAGCCAAACCTCGCCCTTCTCCTCCCAGGCGTAGGCGTCGGTAAGGTTGGCCTTGCCGTCGCGCAGGCTCTTCACCTCGGCCCCGCGAAGGACGATCCCCGCCTCGAGGGTCTCCTCGATGTGGTAGTCGCGGCGGGCCTTCTTGTTGCTGCACGCCACGTGGATGCCCTCGGGCCTCTTCCCCACCACGTCAGCTCCCCTCTCTGCCGGTGATGCGCGGGCCCGTGGATGCGGACGGGCCACCCCCGAGGAAACGCGAAGCCACGAGCGCCGCGCCCATGGCCATTAGCCCCAGGGCCGCGGCCCCCATGTCCCGCGAGAGACCCAGGGAGGGCGCCAGGGCGTTGCCGGCGACCGCCCCCGCCAGCAGCGCCGCTGCCGGGACGAGGTACACGAACAGCCCCGCCTTGAGCACGGTCCCCTCCGGTACGGCCACCATCACCCGGTCCCCCGGGGCAACCCCCAGGGGATCCTCTGCCCACACCCGAACCTCGCGGCCGCCCCCGGAGCACCCGCAGGCCCCCGCCCCTCCGCAGGACTCGCAGGCCCCGGAGCGGGTCATCTGCACCAGCGCCCGGCCCAACCGGGACTCGATCACGATGCCATGTTCCTGGATCAAGGGGTTGCTCGTTGGGGGTTGCACGTTGCTCGTTGCACGTTGCGGCCCCCCGTCACCCGTCACTGCGGTATCCAATCCGCCCCGGGACCGACCTTGAGGAGGAAGGCAACCAGGAGGTCGGCGGCGGCATCCACGTCGGCAAGGCTCAGGACCTCGGCGGGGGTGTGCATGTAGCGGAGCGGGATCTCCACCAGGGCCGTGGCCACGCCGCTGCGGCTGAGCTGCATGACGTTGGCGTCGGTGCCGGTGGCCCGCGGGGCGGCCTCGTACTGGAGGGCGATGCCCGCCTCCCGGGCGCTCTCCTGGAGGAGCTCGAAGACCTTGGGGTTGATGTTGGGGCCCCGGGAGAGCACCGGGCCCTTCCCGACCTGCACGTCTCCGATGGCCTTCTTGTCGACTCCCGGGTGGTCGGTGGCGAAGGTGACCTCGACGCAGATGCCCACGTCGGGATCGATCCCGTAGGCGCTCGTGCGTCCGCCCCGCAGGCCCACCTCCTCCTGGACGGTGGAGACCCCGAAGACCGAGCATTGGAGCTTCGCGCGGCGTGCCGAGAGCCGCCGCAGGGTCTCGGCCACCACGAACGACCCCATCTTGTCGTCCAGGCCCCGGGCGCAGACCCGGTCGTTCCCCCCCAGGCGCTCCATCTCCACGGCGAAGGTCATGGGGTCGCCCACGGCCACGTGCGCCTCGGCTTCGGCCCGGTCCTTGGCGCCGATGTCCACCGCCAGGTCCTTGAGCTTCACCACCTTGGTGCGCTCGTCCTGTTCCAGGAGGTGGATGGGCTTTCGCCCGATGACCCCCAGGACCGTACCGTTTCGCCCGTGAACCCGCACCCGCTGGCCGGGCAGGAGGTGGGCGTCGACCCCGCCGATGGGGGCGAAGTAGAGGAACCCCTGGTCGTCCACGTACTGGACCATGAGCCCGATCTCGTCCACGTGCCCCGCCAGCATCACCCGGGGCCGCTCGGGCCCCCGGAGGACGCCCCAGGTGTTGCCCATCACGTCGGTGCGCACCTCGTCCACGTGGGGCGCCACGTACTCGCGCCACACCCGCTGGGCCGGCTGCTCGTACCCGGAGGGACTCGGACTGTCGGCGAGGCGCTTGAAGAAGGAAAAGACGTTTTCGTCCATGAAGGCTTGCTCGTCGTGGGTTGCGGGTTGCCGGTTGCTCGTTGCGGGTTGCGCGTTGCGGGTTGTCGGTTGCTCGTGAAAGAACGTGGCGCTCGCTCCCCAACGCGCAACGTGCAACGTGCAACGCGCTACGTCCTATAGTCTGCGTTGATCTTCACGTACTCGGCGGTGAGGTCGCAGGTGGTGACGGTGGCTTCGCCGGGGCCCTCCTTCAGGTCGAGCCGGATCTCGTACTCCCTGCCCTTCATCTGCTCGTGGGCGCGGGCCTCGGCTTCCGGGCCGAGACCCAGGCCGTCCGCCACCACGGGCACGCCGCCGACGGCGATGGCGAAGGGACCACCTCCGTAAGCGTTGGAGCGGCCCAGGGCCGCCGCGATGCGGCCCCAGTTGGGGTCTTCCCCGTGAAGGGCGGTCTTCACCAGCGGGCTCTCGGCCACGGTGCGGGCGATGGCGAGCGCCGCCTCGGCCGTGGCCGCGCCCCGCACCCGCACGTCCACCACCTTGGTGGCCCCCTCCCCGTCGCGCACCATCATGCGGGAGAGCTCGCGGCACACCTCTTGGAGCATCTGGGCCAGGCCGGCCAGCGCCGCGGGCTCTTCCTCCAGGGGCGTGCCCCCGGCGGCTCCGCTCGCCAGGGCGAGCACCGTGTCGTTGGTGGAGGTGTCCCCGTCCACGGTGATGCGGTTGAAGGTCTCCTCCGCCGCTTCGGACAGGGCCCGCTGGAGGGCCGCGGTGCCCACCGGGGCGTCGGTGGCGAGGAAGGCGAGCATGGTGGCCACATCGGGGCGGATCATCCCCGCGCCCTTGGCGATGCCCAGCACCCGAAGCTCCCGGCCCCGCACGGAGATCGCCCGGGAGGAGACCTTGGGGAAGCTGTCGGTGGTCATCATGGACCGGGCAAAGGGCCCCGGATCGTCCCCCAGGGCGGCCACGAGCGCGGGGAGCGCGTCCTCCATCCGATCCACCGGGAGCGGCATCCCGATGACCCCGGTGGAGCAGGGGAAGACCGCCTCGGGCGCGATCCCGAGCTCGGCCGCGAGGGCCGCGGTGAGACGCGCGGCGTCGGCGAGGCCCTGGGGCCCCGTGCACGCGTTGGCGTTGCCCGAGTTGACGAGCACGGCCCGGGCCGTGCCCCGGGCCAGCCGCTCCCGGCAGAGCACCACCGGCGCCGCCGTGACCCGGTTGCGGGTGAAGACCCCGGCCACCGCGGCCTCGCTCTCGCTCAGGAGCAGCCCCAGGTCGAGGCGGCCGGGCTTCTTCACGGCGGCCTCGGCGGCGGCGAAGCGAAACCCCCGGGGAATCACGCGGCACCTGCCTGGGCGCTCGCCCCGTGGCACTTCTTGTACTTCTTCCCGCTCCCGCAGGGGCAGGGGTCGTTGCGGCCCACGTCGGGGCCCTTCTTCCGCACGGGCTCGGGGGCTTCGGGGCGGGAACCGTGGGAGAGCACGAGCCGGGTCTGCTTGCTCGGCTGCTCGATCTCGCGGACCTTCTCCTCCTTGACGATCTGGATGAGGAAGAGCTTCTCCAGCACGTCCTCCTCCACCCGGCTTCGCATGGCCATGAACATCTCGAAGCCTTCCTTCTTGTAGACCACGATCGGCTTTTCCTGGGCGTAGCCCCGAAGCCCGATCCCCTCCTTCAGGTGGTCCATGCCCAGCAAGTGGTCCTTCCAGTGGGTGTCGATGGCCTGGAGGAGCAGGTACTTCTGGAGCCGGGCCGCCATCTCGGGCCCGAACTCGGCGACCTTCTCGTCCAGGCGGTGGAGCACCGCCGCCACCACCCGGTCTGCGAGCTTCTCCTTGAGGCCCTGGAGCTCCTCGTCGCTCTCCAGGAGCTGCACGTGGAACTGCTTGAAGAGCATCTCCCGCATCCCCTGCACGTCCCACTTGTCGGGGGGCTCGGCCGGGGGGCACCGCCCGTCGGCGATGTCGGCGGCCACGGCCTCGGCCATCTGCCGGATCTGCCCGGAGAGGTCTTCGGACCCCAGAACCTCGCGGCGCCAGGTGTAGATGGCCTCGCGCTGCTTGTTCATGACGTCGTCGTACTCGAGCAGGTGCTTGCGGATGTCGAAGTTGTGGGCCTCTACCTTCTTCTGGGCATTCTCGATGGCCTTGGAGATCCACGGGTGCTGGATGTCCTCTCCCTCCTGGAGACCGAGCTTCGTCAGGAGCCCCGCGATGCGCTCGGACCCGAAGATCCGCATCAGGTCATCTTCGAGGCTCAGGTAGAACCGGGAGGAGCCGGGGTCCCCCTGGCGGCCGGACCGGCCCCGCAGCTGGTTGTCGATGCGCCGGCTCTCGTGGCGCTCGGTGCCCAGGATGTGGAGCCCTCCTGCGGCGAGCACCTCCTGCTTTTCCCGGGCGCAGACCTCGCGGTACTTCGCCAGCGCCGCCTGGTACCCGTCGGGGTTGGCTTCCGGGTCCGCCTCGGCCTTGGCGAGGAAGACCGGGTTGCCCCCGAGCATGATGTCGGTGCCGCGGCCTGCCATGTTGGTGGAGATCGTCACCGATCCCTTGCGGCCCGCCTGGGCCACGATCTCGGCCTCCCGCTCGTGGTACTTGGCGTTGAGGACGTGGTGGGGCACCCCCCGGCGCTTGAGCATCCGGGAGACCTTCTCGGAGTTCTCGATGGAGATGGTGCCCACGAGGATCGGCTGGTTCTTCTTGTGGAGCTCCTCGATCTCGGCCACCACCGCGTCGAACTTCTCGGTTGCCGTGCGGTAGACCACGTCGCCGTGGTCCACGCGGATCATGGCCTGGTTGGTGGGGATGACCATGACGTCGAGGTTGTAGATCTGCTTGAACTCCACCGCCTCCGTGTCGGCGGTGCCGGTCATGCCGGCGAGCTTTTCGTACATCCGGAAGAAGTTCTGGAAGGTGACGGTGGCCAGCGTCTGGTTCTCGCTCTCGATGCGCACCCCCTCCTTGGCCTCCACGGCCTGGTGGAGCCCGTCGCTCCAGCGGCGGCCGGGCATGAGGCGGCCCGTGAACTCGTCCACGATGGTCACCTTGCCGTCCTTGACCACGTACTCCACGTCGCGCTTGTACATCACGTGGGCGCGCAGGGCCTGGTTGACGTGGTGGAGCATCTCGATCTGCCGCGGGTCGTAGAGGTTCTCAACACCGAGCAGGCGCTCCACCTTGGCCACGCCCTGCTCGGTGAGGATGACCGTCTTGGCCTTTTCGTCCACGTTGTAGTCGCCGTCTTCCCCCTTCTCGCCGGTCGCCCGGCGCAGGTGGGGGATGATGCGGTCCACCACGTAGTACTTGTCGGTGGACTGCTCCGAGGGCCCCGAGATGATGAGCGGGGTGCGGGCCTCGTCCACCAGGATGGAGTCCACCTCGTCGACGATGGCGTAGTGGAACTCACGCTGGACGTAGTCTTCGAGCCGGAACTTCATGTTGTCGCGCAGGTAGTCGAACCCGAACTCGTTGTTGGTGCCGTAAGTGATGTCGGCCCCATAGGCCGCCCGCCGCTGCGCGTCGTCGAGCCCGTGGACGATGACCCCCACGCTCATGCCCAGGAACCGGTAGACCTCTCCCATCCACTCCGAGTCGCGCCGGGCGAGGTAGTCGTTCACCGTCACCACGTGGACCCCCCGCCCGGTAAGGGCGTTGAGGTACACGGGCAGGGTGGCCACCAGGGTCTTGCCCTCGCCGGTCTTCATCTCGGCGATCTTGCCGGCATGGAGCACCGCGCCGCCCACGAGCTGCACGTCGAAGTGGCGCATTCCCAGGGTGCGCCGGGCGGCCTCCCGCACGGCCGCGAAGGCTTCGGGCAGCAGGTCGTCCAGGGGCTCGCCCCGGGCCAGCCGCTCGCGAAACGCAGGGGTGAGGCCCTTGAGATCGGCGTCCGAAAGTGCGCGGTAGGATTCTTCGACGGCGTTGATGCGCTCTACCAGCGGCCGCAGCCGCTTGAGGTCGCGCTCGTTCTTGGTGCCGAAGATCTTCTTCAGGATCATAGAAAGCATGGGGATGGCTCCGATGGCCGCGTGGGCGGCGTGGTGTCAACGCGGGGGCGTCTCGAGGGAGGGCGGGGCAGGACCCGGCCGGGGCGCGGCAAAGGGGCCCCCGGAACTCCGCCGGACCGCCGATGCTAGCACCCGGTCCGGGGGGAGTCAAAGCGTTTCAAGGCGCGTGGGGTGAGCCGAGGGCGTCGAGGAGCCGTTCCACCTCGTTGAGCGCCGAGGGGTCGAGCACGTGCGTGGGAGGGGTGGTTTCTGCTCCGGTCATTCCGGGATCGATTCCCGTGAAACCGCCGCCAAAGACCTGGCGCGCCAGTTCCACCCGGGCCAGGGCCAGGGCGTGGCCCAGGCCCTTGGCGGGGTCTGCCGAAAGGCGGTCCAGGGCCTCGGAAGAGAGCAGGTCGGGCCGCCCGCACGCCGCGGCGCGATGGACGAGCACGCGGCGGACGTCTGCGGGGGAAAGGGCGGGCATCTCGAGCTCGGTCAAGCCCTGCCACGGCGCCGCGCCTTCTCCCCAAAGGCCCAGGGCCGCCAGGGGACGCCCCACGAGCCGAAGCTCCCCAAGAATCTCGAGCTCGGCCTCCCCTTCGGCCCCCAGGGCATCCGCGCAAAGGAAGACGATCACGGGGCCCCCGCGGCAGAACCCATCCACGAGTCGGGAATATACGCCGCCAGCTGCCGACACGGCCGACAGGGCGTCTCCCCCGCCGATCCCGGCTCCGGTTACCGTGCCGATATGGGTGAGGAGGTCGTCCGAAGCTCCGGGGGCGCACGGCACCGTGTCGGCGCACCACGCCACCGCGCGCCCTTCGAGCGCCAGGGCCTCTCCCACGCGCGACAGCAGGGTGCGGCGGCCGGAGCCGGCAGTCCCCCGCAGCCAGACCCCCTGCCCCGCCCGGAGCAACTCCTCCGCCTGCTCCCGAAGCGCCGCCCGGCCGGCGTCCTCCCAGTAGAGCTCCTCTTCGCACGGGGGGCCGAAGGGGTCGCGGGTGAGGCCCAGGACGCGGTACACGTGCTACCCGCCGACCCGGGTGCGCAGTTTCTGGATCCGGCTGCGCACGTCCCGGTGGGAAGGATCGAGCTCCGCCGTCTTCTCGAAGGACTGGAGCGCCCGGTCCCAGTCTCCCTCCTCTTCGCAGGTGCTCCCCATCTCGTAGAGGATGGCCGCCCGGTCCTCCGGCGTATTGGTGGGGGCCGCCAGGGCCATGCGCAGCGCGGCCAGGGCATCGGAGCGGCGCCCCTGGTCGCGAAACACCATGGAGAGAGAGGTATACGCATCGCGGGCCTTGTCCGGGGATCGGGCCGCCATCTGGAACTCCTGGGCCGCCTCGTCCATGAGTCCCATCTCGCGGTAGGCCACCCCCAGGTTGTAGTGGGTCTCGTAATCCGAGTCGTCCAGGCGCTCGGCGATCCCCGACTTGAACTCCCGGACGATGTCGTCGAGCTCCGAGACCTCGAAGTCCCCAAACCCCTCGAACGTGCTCCCGAGGCGCAGATCCATGCCCTCCAGCACCTCGGTCTGGAGGTCGATGAACCCGTCCTCCTCCCCGCCTGCTTGCGGCCCCTTCCACCCCAGGCGCTCCAGGCGGGTCGCCAGGTGGGGCGACGCCGGGAACCTCTGGCGCAGGCGCACGAGCACCTGCAGGGCCTCCTGGGGCCGCTCCTGCACCTCGAAGAAGTCGGCTTCCGCAAGCCCCTGGCGCAGCACCTCTTCCTCGGAATCCGCGGAGGCATCTCCCCCGTAGACCAGCCGGGGGCCCCCGGGCTGCTCTGCGAAGGAGGGCAGCGCGCCCCCCACGTCGATCTCCACCGTGTCCCTGCGGGGGAGCACGGCGTCGGGCTTGAGGTAGCCGATGGCGCTTCGGGCGTCGGCATTGTCCGGGTCGATCTCGAGGATGGACTGGTAGGCCCGCAGGGCCTCGGTCTCCCTCTTGGCTTTCAAGAAGAGCTCGGCAATGTGGAGCTGCTCGCCCACCCAGCCCTGCCGGTCTCCCTGGCGCAGGTACAGATCCCGCAGTTTCTGCCGGATCTCGATGTCGTCGGGGGCGAGCGCCGTGAGCTCCCGGAGCTTCTCGGCCGCCTTGTGCTCGATGCCGTACTTGAGGTACAGCTCGGCCTCCACGAGGCCTTCGTGCAGGCTGTCCCGCCCCGCCGGGGCCGCCGCCACCGCCGGCGCGGCCTCCCAGGGCTCGTCGAAGCCCGCGATCAAGAGGCCTTCGGGTTCGGACTCCACCACCAGGTCTCCCACCGCCAGCCGCGCTTCGGCGTCGTGGGAGTCGATTTCGAGCACCTTGCGGAAGTAGGCCTCTTCCTTCTGGTGAATGCCCCGGCGCCCATACACTTTGGCCACGGCCTTGTACGCCTGGGCAAGCTCCGTCCGGTCGCCCCGGGCCTGGGCGATGGCCGCGAGCTGCTCCAGGATGAACAGGTCGTCGGGGTCCTCGTCGTAGAGCCCCAGCGCCAGGCGCCGCGCCTCGGCAAGCTGTCCCAGCACCAGGTGGGACCGCAGCGCCAGGAGCCGCAACTCCCGATCGGACGGGTCGCGCTCCAGCCCTTCGCCCACCACCTGGAGCGCCTTGACCTCCTCTCCCAGGTCCACGTAGAGCTCGGCCAGACAGCGCAGCACCGAGGGGTGCCGGCCGGACTTCTCGTAGAAGCCCTCCACGGTCTGGAGGAGCTTTCGGGAGCGCCCTTCCCCCCGAAGCTGCAGGACGAGCTTGGAGAGCTCGGCCGCGAAGGCGTCGTACTTGCCCTCCTCCAGGTACAGCTCCGCCAGGTGGACCTTGATGGCCGCGTTCTCCGGGGCCATCTCCTCCATGCGTACCAGGAGCTGCTCCGCCTCGGGGGCCCGGTCGAGCTTGCGCAGGGAATCGACGCCACGCTTGAAGGCGGCCAGGGCATCCCCCATGAGCCCCTGCTTGAGGTACATCTCGCCCATGTTGCGCCAGAGCACGGGGCTCTCCGGGTCGGCGCGCAGGGCCTGCTTGTAGACGGCAATGGCCTTCAGGTAGAAGCCCTGGTCGGCATACGCCTCGGCCACCACGAGACACTCGTCGACGGCCTCGCGCTTCTTGCCGGCCCGGCCGTAGAGGTCGATGAGCTTCAGGCGGGTGCGGATGTCGCGGGAGTCGGCCGCGAGCACCTTCTTGTACTCTTCGATGGCCCGCTGGAACTGCCCCTTCTGGATGAAGCGCAGGGCGTTTCGGGCGATCTTGTCCCGGTCGATGGCCATGGAAATTCCCTTACTCCGCGCCCACCTGGCGCGCATAGGCTGCGGCGTCCAGGAGGCGGGAAGCGTCGAAGTCCGCCCCC
It contains:
- a CDS encoding arginyltransferase, which codes for MSFFPAPPVPLGLAVSTTQPHPCPYLAGRAAVSRGFGCGDAPGWAYQELMDAGFRRSGRVFYQMACPGCRACVPIRVPVGTFRPSKSQRRVLRRNRDLVLSLGRPRLTAEKADLYARYLAARHDRQMAGDVPDLEDFLYRTPTQTVEVCLRSPEGRLTGVGICDRTPLALSSVYFYFDPDLPRRSLGVFGSLVELRAARVLGLRYYYLGYWVRGCSKMEYKEAFRPCELLGTDGLWRPFGEALRVPRPHSSR
- the smpB gene encoding SsrA-binding protein SmpB; translated protein: MGKRPEGIHVACSNKKARRDYHIEETLEAGIVLRGAEVKSLRDGKANLTDAYAWEEKGEVWLSGLHISPYSHTRMEEQDPTRDRKLLLHSREIGKLAVKIQQRGYTLVPLKIYFKRGYAKVELGLGRGKKLYDKREDIKKADARREMDRAIKSR
- a CDS encoding SoxR reducing system RseC family protein, which produces MIQEHGIVIESRLGRALVQMTRSGACESCGGAGACGCSGGGREVRVWAEDPLGVAPGDRVMVAVPEGTVLKAGLFVYLVPAAALLAGAVAGNALAPSLGLSRDMGAAALGLMAMGAALVASRFLGGGPSASTGPRITGREGS
- a CDS encoding M42 family metallopeptidase, whose translation is MDENVFSFFKRLADSPSPSGYEQPAQRVWREYVAPHVDEVRTDVMGNTWGVLRGPERPRVMLAGHVDEIGLMVQYVDDQGFLYFAPIGGVDAHLLPGQRVRVHGRNGTVLGVIGRKPIHLLEQDERTKVVKLKDLAVDIGAKDRAEAEAHVAVGDPMTFAVEMERLGGNDRVCARGLDDKMGSFVVAETLRRLSARRAKLQCSVFGVSTVQEEVGLRGGRTSAYGIDPDVGICVEVTFATDHPGVDKKAIGDVQVGKGPVLSRGPNINPKVFELLQESAREAGIALQYEAAPRATGTDANVMQLSRSGVATALVEIPLRYMHTPAEVLSLADVDAAADLLVAFLLKVGPGADWIPQ
- the argJ gene encoding bifunctional glutamate N-acetyltransferase/amino-acid acetyltransferase ArgJ, which produces MIPRGFRFAAAEAAVKKPGRLDLGLLLSESEAAVAGVFTRNRVTAAPVVLCRERLARGTARAVLVNSGNANACTGPQGLADAARLTAALAAELGIAPEAVFPCSTGVIGMPLPVDRMEDALPALVAALGDDPGPFARSMMTTDSFPKVSSRAISVRGRELRVLGIAKGAGMIRPDVATMLAFLATDAPVGTAALQRALSEAAEETFNRITVDGDTSTNDTVLALASGAAGGTPLEEEPAALAGLAQMLQEVCRELSRMMVRDGEGATKVVDVRVRGAATAEAALAIARTVAESPLVKTALHGEDPNWGRIAAALGRSNAYGGGPFAIAVGGVPVVADGLGLGPEAEARAHEQMKGREYEIRLDLKEGPGEATVTTCDLTAEYVKINADYRT
- the secA gene encoding preprotein translocase subunit SecA; translated protein: MLSMILKKIFGTKNERDLKRLRPLVERINAVEESYRALSDADLKGLTPAFRERLARGEPLDDLLPEAFAAVREAARRTLGMRHFDVQLVGGAVLHAGKIAEMKTGEGKTLVATLPVYLNALTGRGVHVVTVNDYLARRDSEWMGEVYRFLGMSVGVIVHGLDDAQRRAAYGADITYGTNNEFGFDYLRDNMKFRLEDYVQREFHYAIVDEVDSILVDEARTPLIISGPSEQSTDKYYVVDRIIPHLRRATGEKGEDGDYNVDEKAKTVILTEQGVAKVERLLGVENLYDPRQIEMLHHVNQALRAHVMYKRDVEYVVKDGKVTIVDEFTGRLMPGRRWSDGLHQAVEAKEGVRIESENQTLATVTFQNFFRMYEKLAGMTGTADTEAVEFKQIYNLDVMVIPTNQAMIRVDHGDVVYRTATEKFDAVVAEIEELHKKNQPILVGTISIENSEKVSRMLKRRGVPHHVLNAKYHEREAEIVAQAGRKGSVTISTNMAGRGTDIMLGGNPVFLAKAEADPEANPDGYQAALAKYREVCAREKQEVLAAGGLHILGTERHESRRIDNQLRGRSGRQGDPGSSRFYLSLEDDLMRIFGSERIAGLLTKLGLQEGEDIQHPWISKAIENAQKKVEAHNFDIRKHLLEYDDVMNKQREAIYTWRREVLGSEDLSGQIRQMAEAVAADIADGRCPPAEPPDKWDVQGMREMLFKQFHVQLLESDEELQGLKEKLADRVVAAVLHRLDEKVAEFGPEMAARLQKYLLLQAIDTHWKDHLLGMDHLKEGIGLRGYAQEKPIVVYKKEGFEMFMAMRSRVEEDVLEKLFLIQIVKEEKVREIEQPSKQTRLVLSHGSRPEAPEPVRKKGPDVGRNDPCPCGSGKKYKKCHGASAQAGAA
- a CDS encoding tetratricopeptide repeat protein gives rise to the protein MAIDRDKIARNALRFIQKGQFQRAIEEYKKVLAADSRDIRTRLKLIDLYGRAGKKREAVDECLVVAEAYADQGFYLKAIAVYKQALRADPESPVLWRNMGEMYLKQGLMGDALAAFKRGVDSLRKLDRAPEAEQLLVRMEEMAPENAAIKVHLAELYLEEGKYDAFAAELSKLVLQLRGEGRSRKLLQTVEGFYEKSGRHPSVLRCLAELYVDLGEEVKALQVVGEGLERDPSDRELRLLALRSHLVLGQLAEARRLALGLYDEDPDDLFILEQLAAIAQARGDRTELAQAYKAVAKVYGRRGIHQKEEAYFRKVLEIDSHDAEARLAVGDLVVESEPEGLLIAGFDEPWEAAPAVAAAPAGRDSLHEGLVEAELYLKYGIEHKAAEKLRELTALAPDDIEIRQKLRDLYLRQGDRQGWVGEQLHIAELFLKAKRETEALRAYQSILEIDPDNADARSAIGYLKPDAVLPRRDTVEIDVGGALPSFAEQPGGPRLVYGGDASADSEEEVLRQGLAEADFFEVQERPQEALQVLVRLRQRFPASPHLATRLERLGWKGPQAGGEEDGFIDLQTEVLEGMDLRLGSTFEGFGDFEVSELDDIVREFKSGIAERLDDSDYETHYNLGVAYREMGLMDEAAQEFQMAARSPDKARDAYTSLSMVFRDQGRRSDALAALRMALAAPTNTPEDRAAILYEMGSTCEEEGDWDRALQSFEKTAELDPSHRDVRSRIQKLRTRVGG